Proteins co-encoded in one Anabas testudineus chromosome 8, fAnaTes1.2, whole genome shotgun sequence genomic window:
- the spag9a gene encoding sperm associated antigen 9a isoform X2: MELEDGVVYQDDPGTSAMMSERVSGLANSIYREFERLIGKYDEDVVKELMPLVVAVLENLDSVFAENQEHEVELELLKEDNEQLITQYEREKALRKHAEEKFIEFEDTHEQDKKDLQNHMDRMESHSRQLELKIKNYADQIGRLEERELDLKKEYNSLHQRHTEMIHNYMEHVERIKMQQISETSESSAVGRVRRERPLSLGIFPSSGGTSLLIPDPQARAETPGTEGWRFTDPSQPRSNTSLKLDFTDPPKEREGKNAQDSTWGKSLADDCKDELSDFTGSKSATPMSTTASDLEKEDGNSKSTEVQAAPGTRSISVGLPENEDSSDVQDIIESTPELDMDLISYKACSTPTKGIENMAFDRNTDSLFDELSSAGTGLIGDVDEGADLLGMGREVENLIQENSQLLETKNALNVVNKDLILKVDELTCEKDMLQGELEALLLAKTKLEDKNRELEEELKKVRLEVEEVKQKTKDEEDSDVPTAQRKRFTRVEMARVLMERNQYKERLMELQEAVRWTEMIRASRENPTLAEKKKSSIWQFFSRLFSSSSSAPAIKKVDSQSNVKYNSPGSMLKKSSTFSQFPTEKSKTFDFLNEEKDQCSSPSRKEQKRAQYRQVKAHMQKEDGRVTAHGWSLPSKYKVANGGQVENKMNLPVPVYLRPLDQKDTSMKLWCAAGVNLSGGKTLDLTKQTKGSQSSLDQLEQETKVRDQEKGEKEKELILQDEISSRVWVCTSTHSSTKVMVLDATQPSDLLDSFYACNTHVVCIASVPGALDTDYPAGEEVPQDLEASQGDGVSLAGSVASVGSTGSDGTMAAEGTTAIPQTASLGVTDQLAEHSAISGSVELSRETSPAEDGVPTAEEATEATEANAGVGEEGEEDQGADQNQPGIYTEHVFTDPLGVGPTDSPPADKQSFVQDGVSSLMDDSDVAEGEVLRMSSALPTMWLGAQNGCLYVHSSVARWRKCLHAIKLKDSILSIVHVKGRVLVALADGTLAIFHRGTDGQWDLTNYHLLDLGRPHHSIRCMTVVHDKVWCGYRNKIYVIHPKAMRIEKSFDAHPRKESQVRQLAWVGDGIWVSIRLDSTLRLFHAHTYQHLQDVDIEPYVSKMLGTGKLGFSFVRITALVVSCSRLWVGTGNGVIISIPLSEANKTTGIVPNRPGSAVRVYGDDSSDCAIPGSFVPYCSMAHAQLCFHGHRDAVKFFVTVPGQAVPPPGSDSGSDDPASESSDTAALEPKTYLVMSGGEGYIDFRIGDEGGELDGLSEPTASQQSTPTKAERSHLIVWQVTTSHD, from the exons ATGGAGCTGGAGGACGGAGTTGTGTACCAGGACGACCCGGGGACATCAGCGATGATGTCTGAGCGGGTTTCGGGCCTGGCCAACTCCATCTACCGCGAGTTCGAGAGGCTCATCGGCAAATACGACGAGGACGTGGTGAAGGAGCTGATGCCGCTGGTCGTGGCCGTGCTGGAGAACCTGGACTCGGTGTTCGCGGAGAACCAGGAGCACGAagtggagctggagctgctgaaGGAGGACAACGAGCAGCTCATCACCCAGTACGAGCGGGAGAAAGCCCTGAGGAAACACgcagaggag AAGTTCATTGAGTTTGAGGACACTCATGAACAGGACAAGAAGGACCTGCAGAACCACATGGATAGAATGGAGTCCCACTCCCGGCAACTGGAACTCAAGATTAAGAACTATGCAGACCAAA TTGGCAGGTTAGAAGAACGAGAGCTTGACCTCAAGAAAGAATACAACTCCCTTCATCAGCGGCACACAGAG ATGATCCATAATTATATGGAGCATGTAGAGAGGATCAAAATGCAGCAGATTAGTGAGACTTCAGAGTCGAGCGCTGTTGGCCGAGTCAG GAGAGAACGGCCTCTTTCTTTGGGAATTTTCCCATCGTCTGGTGGCACTTCACTGCTAATCCCAGACCCCCAGGCCAGAGCAGAGACACCAGGCACAGAAGGCTGGAGGTTCACTGACCCATCACAGCCACGGTCCAACACCAGCCTCAag TTGGACTTTACCGACCCCCCAAAAGAAAGGGAGGGTAAGAATGCACAGGACTCTACTTGGGGGAAGTCACTGGCAGACGACTGCAAG GATGAATTATCAGACTTCACTGGCTCCAAGTCGGCCACACCAATGTCCACCACCGCCTCAGACTTGGAGAAGGAAGATGGGAACAGTAAGAGCACTGAGGTGCAGGCTGCACCAGGAACGAGATCCATATCAGTGG GTTTGCCTGAAAACGAGGACAGCTCAGATGTGCAGGACATCATTGAATCAACCCCTGAGCTGGACATGGATCTCATTAGCTACAAGGCCTGCAG TACTCCTACCAAAGGCATTGAGAACATGGCATTTGACCGCAATACAGACTCTCTGTTTGACGAGCTGTCGTCTGCAGGCACCGGGCTCATAGGGGATGTAGATGAAGGAGCCGACCTGCTGG GTATGGGCCGGGAAGTTGAAAATCTCATTCAGGAGAACTCACAACTCCTCGAGACAAA GAATGCCCTGAACGTAGTGAACAAAGACTTGATTCTGAAGGTGGATGAGTTGACCTGTGAGAAGGACATGTTGCAGGGAGAGCTGGAGGCCCTGCTGCTGGCCAAGACCAAGCTGGAAGACAAGAAcagggagctggaggaggaactCAAAAA AGTACGACTGGAAGTGGAGgaagtaaaacagaaaactaaagatgaagaagat agtgaCGTACCCACAGCCCAAAGGAAACGCTTCACCCGAGTGGAGATGGCCAGAGTGCTAATGGAGAGAAACCAGTATAAGGAGAGACTGATGGAGCTGCAGGAAGCTGTGCGGTGGACAGAGATGATCAG ggccTCGAGGGAAAATCCAACACTCgcagaaaagaagaaatccAGCATCTGGCAGTT CTTCAGCAGACTGTTTAGCTCCTCCTCCAGTGCCCCAGCTATCAAGAAGGTGGATTCCCAGTCCAACGTGAAATACAACTCCCCGGGCAGCATGTTAAAGAAGAGTAGCACCTTCTCCCAGTTCCCCACAGAGAAATCCAAGACCTTTGACTTCCTCAATGAAGA aaAAGACCAGTGCAGCTCGCCATCACGTAAAGAGCAGAAAAGAGCCCAGTACAGACAGGTCAAGGCTCACATGCAGAAGGAGGATGGACGGGTGACTGCACACGGCTGGAGCCTGCCCAGCAAATATAAG GTAGCCAATGGTGGCCAGGTGGAGAACAAAATGAATTTACCTGTACCAGTTTACTTGAGACCTCTGGATCAGAAGGATACTTCTATGAAG CTGTGGTGTGCTGCAGGTGTCAACCTGTCCGGAGGAAAGACCTTGGACCTCACAAAGCAGACAAAGGGCTCTCAGAGTAGCCTGGATCAGCTGGAGCAAGAGACTAAGGTGAGA GATCAGGAGAAaggggagaaggagaaggagctCATCCTCCAGGACGAGATTTCCAGTAGGGTGTGGGTGTGCACCAGCACGCATTCTTCCACAAAGGTTATGGTACTAGATGCCACTCAGCCCTCTGACCTGCTCGACAGCTTCTATGCCTGCAACACACATGTTGTCTGCATTGCCAGTGTGCCAG gtgcGCTGGACACTGATTATCCAGCAGGTGAGGAGGTACCCCAGGATCTGGAGGCTAGCCAAGGTGATGGAGTGTCACTAGCTGGCAGTGTGGCCAGTGTGGGCTCAACAGGCAGCGATGGTACCATGGCAGCAGAGGGAACCACTGCAATCCCCCAGACAGCCAGCTTAGGTGTCACTGACCAGTTGGCTGAGCACAGCGCCATTTCTGGCTCAG TTGAGCTGTCCAGAGAGACCAGTCCGGCAGAAGATGGGGTTCCTACAGCAGAAGAGGCAACAGAAGCAACTGAGGCTAATGCTGGTGTGGgcgaagaaggagaggaagaccAGGGAGCAGATCAAAACCAGCCTGGAATCTACACAGAGCATGTGTTCACTGATCCACTGGGGGTGGGACCCACTGACTCCCCTCCTGCTGACAAGCAGAG CTTTGTGCAGGATGGAGTGTCTTCCTTGATGGACGACTCAGACGTGGCTGAGGGAGAAGTCTTGAGAATGAGCAGCGCCCTCCCTACCATGTGGCTGGGGGCTCAGAATGGATG tctgtATGTGCACTCATCTGTGGCTCGGTGGAGGAAGTGTCTCCATGCTATCAAGCTCAAAGACTCCATCCTCAGCATAGT GCATGTTAAAGGGAGAGTCCTGGTAGCACTAGCCGATGGTACTTTAGCAATTTTCCACAGAGGCACTG ATGGTCAGTGGGATCTAACAAACTACCACCTGTTGGATCTGGGCCGGCCCCACCACTCTATCCGCTGTATGACAGTAGTCCATGACAAGGTCTGGTGTGGTTACAGAAACAAGATCTATGTCATCCACCCAAAGGCCATGAGGATAGAG AAGTCGTTTGACGCTCATCCTCGTAAGGAGAGCCAGGTACGGCAGCTGGCCTGGGTTGGTGATGGGATCTGGGTGTCCATCCGGCTGGATTCAACCCTTCGCTTATTTCATGCTCACACCTACCAGCATCTCCAGGATGTGGACATTGAGCCCTATGTCAGCAAGATGCTGG GTACCGGTAAACTGGGTTTCTCATTTGTGAGAATCACAGCTCTCGTGGTGTCCTGCAGCCGACTGTGGGTGGGGACAGGAAACGGCGTCATCATCTCCATCCCACTGTCTGAAG CCAACAAGACAACAGGAATAGTGCCAAATCGGCCCGGCAGTGCTGTACGGGTCTATGGAGATGACAGTTCAGATTGTGCCATACCAGGCAGCTTCGTGCCATACTGCTCCATGGCCCATGCCCAGCTGTGTTTCCATGGACATCGAGATGCTGTCAAGTTTTTTGTCACCGTGCCAG GTCAGGCAGTGCCACCTCCAGGTAGTGATTCAGGCTCTGATGATCCTGCATCTGAATCTTCTGACACAGCAGCTTTGGAGCCCAAAACATACCTGGTCATGAGTGGAGGCGAAGGCTACATTGACTTCCGAATAG GGGATGAAGGCGGTGAGTTGGACGGTTTATCAGAGCCGACAGCTAGCCAGCAGTCAACACCCACCAAGGCTGAGCGGAGCCACCTCATCGTCTGGCAGGTCACAACTTCTcatgattga
- the spag9a gene encoding sperm associated antigen 9a isoform X1 produces MELEDGVVYQDDPGTSAMMSERVSGLANSIYREFERLIGKYDEDVVKELMPLVVAVLENLDSVFAENQEHEVELELLKEDNEQLITQYEREKALRKHAEEKFIEFEDTHEQDKKDLQNHMDRMESHSRQLELKIKNYADQIGRLEERELDLKKEYNSLHQRHTEMIHNYMEHVERIKMQQISETSESSAVGRVRRERPLSLGIFPSSGGTSLLIPDPQARAETPGTEGWRFTDPSQPRSNTSLKLDFTDPPKEREGKNAQDSTWGKSLADDCKDELSDFTGSKSATPMSTTASDLEKEDGNSKSTEVQAAPGTRSISVGLPENEDSSDVQDIIESTPELDMDLISYKACSTPTKGIENMAFDRNTDSLFDELSSAGTGLIGDVDEGADLLGMGREVENLIQENSQLLETKNALNVVNKDLILKVDELTCEKDMLQGELEALLLAKTKLEDKNRELEEELKKVRLEVEEVKQKTKDEEDSDVPTAQRKRFTRVEMARVLMERNQYKERLMELQEAVRWTEMIRASRENPTLAEKKKSSIWQFFSRLFSSSSSAPAIKKVDSQSNVKYNSPGSMLKKSSTFSQFPTEKSKTFDFLNEEKDQCSSPSRKEQKRAQYRQVKAHMQKEDGRVTAHGWSLPSKYKVANGGQVENKMNLPVPVYLRPLDQKDTSMKLWCAAGVNLSGGKTLDLTKQTKGSQSSLDQLEQETKVRDQEKGEKEKELILQDEISSRVWVCTSTHSSTKVMVLDATQPSDLLDSFYACNTHVVCIASVPGALDTDYPAGEEVPQDLEASQGDGVSLAGSVASVGSTGSDGTMAAEGTTAIPQTASLGVTDQLAEHSAISGSVELSRETSPAEDGVPTAEEATEATEANAGVGEEGEEDQGADQNQPGIYTEHVFTDPLGVGPTDSPPADKQSFVQDGVSSLMDDSDVAEGEVLRMSSALPTMWLGAQNGCLYVHSSVARWRKCLHAIKLKDSILSIVHVKGRVLVALADGTLAIFHRGTADGQWDLTNYHLLDLGRPHHSIRCMTVVHDKVWCGYRNKIYVIHPKAMRIEKSFDAHPRKESQVRQLAWVGDGIWVSIRLDSTLRLFHAHTYQHLQDVDIEPYVSKMLGTGKLGFSFVRITALVVSCSRLWVGTGNGVIISIPLSEANKTTGIVPNRPGSAVRVYGDDSSDCAIPGSFVPYCSMAHAQLCFHGHRDAVKFFVTVPGQAVPPPGSDSGSDDPASESSDTAALEPKTYLVMSGGEGYIDFRIGDEGGELDGLSEPTASQQSTPTKAERSHLIVWQVTTSHD; encoded by the exons ATGGAGCTGGAGGACGGAGTTGTGTACCAGGACGACCCGGGGACATCAGCGATGATGTCTGAGCGGGTTTCGGGCCTGGCCAACTCCATCTACCGCGAGTTCGAGAGGCTCATCGGCAAATACGACGAGGACGTGGTGAAGGAGCTGATGCCGCTGGTCGTGGCCGTGCTGGAGAACCTGGACTCGGTGTTCGCGGAGAACCAGGAGCACGAagtggagctggagctgctgaaGGAGGACAACGAGCAGCTCATCACCCAGTACGAGCGGGAGAAAGCCCTGAGGAAACACgcagaggag AAGTTCATTGAGTTTGAGGACACTCATGAACAGGACAAGAAGGACCTGCAGAACCACATGGATAGAATGGAGTCCCACTCCCGGCAACTGGAACTCAAGATTAAGAACTATGCAGACCAAA TTGGCAGGTTAGAAGAACGAGAGCTTGACCTCAAGAAAGAATACAACTCCCTTCATCAGCGGCACACAGAG ATGATCCATAATTATATGGAGCATGTAGAGAGGATCAAAATGCAGCAGATTAGTGAGACTTCAGAGTCGAGCGCTGTTGGCCGAGTCAG GAGAGAACGGCCTCTTTCTTTGGGAATTTTCCCATCGTCTGGTGGCACTTCACTGCTAATCCCAGACCCCCAGGCCAGAGCAGAGACACCAGGCACAGAAGGCTGGAGGTTCACTGACCCATCACAGCCACGGTCCAACACCAGCCTCAag TTGGACTTTACCGACCCCCCAAAAGAAAGGGAGGGTAAGAATGCACAGGACTCTACTTGGGGGAAGTCACTGGCAGACGACTGCAAG GATGAATTATCAGACTTCACTGGCTCCAAGTCGGCCACACCAATGTCCACCACCGCCTCAGACTTGGAGAAGGAAGATGGGAACAGTAAGAGCACTGAGGTGCAGGCTGCACCAGGAACGAGATCCATATCAGTGG GTTTGCCTGAAAACGAGGACAGCTCAGATGTGCAGGACATCATTGAATCAACCCCTGAGCTGGACATGGATCTCATTAGCTACAAGGCCTGCAG TACTCCTACCAAAGGCATTGAGAACATGGCATTTGACCGCAATACAGACTCTCTGTTTGACGAGCTGTCGTCTGCAGGCACCGGGCTCATAGGGGATGTAGATGAAGGAGCCGACCTGCTGG GTATGGGCCGGGAAGTTGAAAATCTCATTCAGGAGAACTCACAACTCCTCGAGACAAA GAATGCCCTGAACGTAGTGAACAAAGACTTGATTCTGAAGGTGGATGAGTTGACCTGTGAGAAGGACATGTTGCAGGGAGAGCTGGAGGCCCTGCTGCTGGCCAAGACCAAGCTGGAAGACAAGAAcagggagctggaggaggaactCAAAAA AGTACGACTGGAAGTGGAGgaagtaaaacagaaaactaaagatgaagaagat agtgaCGTACCCACAGCCCAAAGGAAACGCTTCACCCGAGTGGAGATGGCCAGAGTGCTAATGGAGAGAAACCAGTATAAGGAGAGACTGATGGAGCTGCAGGAAGCTGTGCGGTGGACAGAGATGATCAG ggccTCGAGGGAAAATCCAACACTCgcagaaaagaagaaatccAGCATCTGGCAGTT CTTCAGCAGACTGTTTAGCTCCTCCTCCAGTGCCCCAGCTATCAAGAAGGTGGATTCCCAGTCCAACGTGAAATACAACTCCCCGGGCAGCATGTTAAAGAAGAGTAGCACCTTCTCCCAGTTCCCCACAGAGAAATCCAAGACCTTTGACTTCCTCAATGAAGA aaAAGACCAGTGCAGCTCGCCATCACGTAAAGAGCAGAAAAGAGCCCAGTACAGACAGGTCAAGGCTCACATGCAGAAGGAGGATGGACGGGTGACTGCACACGGCTGGAGCCTGCCCAGCAAATATAAG GTAGCCAATGGTGGCCAGGTGGAGAACAAAATGAATTTACCTGTACCAGTTTACTTGAGACCTCTGGATCAGAAGGATACTTCTATGAAG CTGTGGTGTGCTGCAGGTGTCAACCTGTCCGGAGGAAAGACCTTGGACCTCACAAAGCAGACAAAGGGCTCTCAGAGTAGCCTGGATCAGCTGGAGCAAGAGACTAAGGTGAGA GATCAGGAGAAaggggagaaggagaaggagctCATCCTCCAGGACGAGATTTCCAGTAGGGTGTGGGTGTGCACCAGCACGCATTCTTCCACAAAGGTTATGGTACTAGATGCCACTCAGCCCTCTGACCTGCTCGACAGCTTCTATGCCTGCAACACACATGTTGTCTGCATTGCCAGTGTGCCAG gtgcGCTGGACACTGATTATCCAGCAGGTGAGGAGGTACCCCAGGATCTGGAGGCTAGCCAAGGTGATGGAGTGTCACTAGCTGGCAGTGTGGCCAGTGTGGGCTCAACAGGCAGCGATGGTACCATGGCAGCAGAGGGAACCACTGCAATCCCCCAGACAGCCAGCTTAGGTGTCACTGACCAGTTGGCTGAGCACAGCGCCATTTCTGGCTCAG TTGAGCTGTCCAGAGAGACCAGTCCGGCAGAAGATGGGGTTCCTACAGCAGAAGAGGCAACAGAAGCAACTGAGGCTAATGCTGGTGTGGgcgaagaaggagaggaagaccAGGGAGCAGATCAAAACCAGCCTGGAATCTACACAGAGCATGTGTTCACTGATCCACTGGGGGTGGGACCCACTGACTCCCCTCCTGCTGACAAGCAGAG CTTTGTGCAGGATGGAGTGTCTTCCTTGATGGACGACTCAGACGTGGCTGAGGGAGAAGTCTTGAGAATGAGCAGCGCCCTCCCTACCATGTGGCTGGGGGCTCAGAATGGATG tctgtATGTGCACTCATCTGTGGCTCGGTGGAGGAAGTGTCTCCATGCTATCAAGCTCAAAGACTCCATCCTCAGCATAGT GCATGTTAAAGGGAGAGTCCTGGTAGCACTAGCCGATGGTACTTTAGCAATTTTCCACAGAGGCACTG CAGATGGTCAGTGGGATCTAACAAACTACCACCTGTTGGATCTGGGCCGGCCCCACCACTCTATCCGCTGTATGACAGTAGTCCATGACAAGGTCTGGTGTGGTTACAGAAACAAGATCTATGTCATCCACCCAAAGGCCATGAGGATAGAG AAGTCGTTTGACGCTCATCCTCGTAAGGAGAGCCAGGTACGGCAGCTGGCCTGGGTTGGTGATGGGATCTGGGTGTCCATCCGGCTGGATTCAACCCTTCGCTTATTTCATGCTCACACCTACCAGCATCTCCAGGATGTGGACATTGAGCCCTATGTCAGCAAGATGCTGG GTACCGGTAAACTGGGTTTCTCATTTGTGAGAATCACAGCTCTCGTGGTGTCCTGCAGCCGACTGTGGGTGGGGACAGGAAACGGCGTCATCATCTCCATCCCACTGTCTGAAG CCAACAAGACAACAGGAATAGTGCCAAATCGGCCCGGCAGTGCTGTACGGGTCTATGGAGATGACAGTTCAGATTGTGCCATACCAGGCAGCTTCGTGCCATACTGCTCCATGGCCCATGCCCAGCTGTGTTTCCATGGACATCGAGATGCTGTCAAGTTTTTTGTCACCGTGCCAG GTCAGGCAGTGCCACCTCCAGGTAGTGATTCAGGCTCTGATGATCCTGCATCTGAATCTTCTGACACAGCAGCTTTGGAGCCCAAAACATACCTGGTCATGAGTGGAGGCGAAGGCTACATTGACTTCCGAATAG GGGATGAAGGCGGTGAGTTGGACGGTTTATCAGAGCCGACAGCTAGCCAGCAGTCAACACCCACCAAGGCTGAGCGGAGCCACCTCATCGTCTGGCAGGTCACAACTTCTcatgattga